Proteins from a single region of Streptomyces sp. HUAS 15-9:
- a CDS encoding pirin family protein, with product MPAVTVENPLTLPRVAAPADAVARPVLAVTTAPSGFEGEGFPVRRAFAGINYRHLDPFIMMDQMGEVEYQPGEPKGTPWHPHRGFETVTYIIDGIFDHQDSNGGGGTITNGDTQWMTAGSGLLHIEAPPEHLVMSGGLFHGLQLWVNLPAKDKMMPPRYQDIRGGNVQLLTTPDGGALLRVIAGELDGHAGPGITHTPITMIHATVAPGAEVTLPWREDFNGLAYVLAGKGSVGAERRPIHLGQTAVFGAGGSLTVRADEKQDSHTPDLEVVLLGGQPIREPMAHYGPFVMNTREELQQAFEDFQKGRLGTIPAVHGMTESGPQA from the coding sequence ATGCCTGCAGTGACCGTCGAGAACCCGCTGACCCTGCCCCGTGTGGCCGCGCCGGCGGACGCCGTCGCCCGTCCCGTGCTGGCCGTGACGACCGCGCCGAGTGGCTTCGAAGGTGAGGGCTTCCCCGTCCGTCGGGCGTTCGCGGGGATCAACTACCGCCACCTGGATCCGTTCATCATGATGGATCAGATGGGTGAGGTTGAGTATCAGCCTGGGGAGCCGAAAGGGACCCCGTGGCACCCGCACCGCGGCTTCGAGACCGTCACGTACATCATCGACGGGATCTTCGACCACCAGGACTCCAACGGCGGCGGCGGCACCATCACCAACGGCGACACCCAGTGGATGACGGCGGGCTCCGGCCTGCTGCACATCGAGGCTCCGCCGGAGCATCTGGTCATGTCCGGCGGTCTCTTCCACGGTCTCCAGCTTTGGGTGAACCTGCCGGCGAAGGACAAGATGATGCCTCCGCGCTACCAGGACATCCGCGGCGGCAACGTCCAGCTGCTGACCACGCCCGACGGCGGCGCGCTGCTCCGCGTGATCGCCGGCGAGCTGGACGGCCACGCCGGTCCCGGCATCACGCACACCCCGATCACGATGATCCACGCGACGGTGGCGCCGGGTGCGGAGGTCACGCTGCCGTGGCGGGAGGACTTCAATGGGCTGGCGTACGTGCTGGCGGGCAAGGGCTCGGTCGGTGCCGAGCGCCGTCCGATCCACCTGGGCCAGACTGCGGTCTTCGGCGCCGGCGGTTCGCTGACCGTCCGCGCGGACGAGAAGCAGGACTCCCACACCCCGGACCTGGAGGTAGTCCTGCTCGGCGGGCAGCCCATCCGTGAGCCCATGGCCCACTACGGCCCCTTCGTCATGAACACCCGCGAGGAACTCCAGCAGGCCTTCGAGGACTTCCAGAAGGGCCGGCTCGGGACCATCCCGGCCGTCCACGGCATGACCGAGAGCGGACCGCAGGCCTGA
- a CDS encoding AI-2E family transporter: MQLLPDPVRRLAAWCVVILLVYGVGYVGVRLCTTFRTAVTPVLLALLGTALLGPLYRRLVRAGVQRSLAAGLTCVAVVAVIGGAVYIVVAALIDTGGQIISSLRAAARSVAEHFGAAGTSLDDLAENSKDLLAKFGGTAASNVISGVSVVGESIAMAVLALLLVFFFLRDSHRAAESLRALAPHGTGDTLEAMARRAFAAVEGFMRGTTVIALIDATCITIGLLILQVPGAPGLGALVFVGAYIPYLGAFLSGAVAVLVALADRGFVIALWALGVVLAVQVLEGHVLQPMIQSRTVQMHPAVVMLAITAGASVAGIVGMLLAVPLTAAAFGVVHELRNRYATP; the protein is encoded by the coding sequence GTGCAGCTTCTGCCCGATCCCGTCCGCCGACTCGCCGCCTGGTGCGTGGTGATCCTGCTCGTCTACGGGGTCGGGTACGTCGGGGTCCGGCTCTGCACCACGTTCCGTACGGCTGTCACACCCGTGCTGCTCGCGCTGCTCGGGACCGCGCTGCTCGGGCCGCTGTACCGGCGGCTCGTCCGGGCCGGGGTGCAGCGCTCGCTGGCCGCCGGGCTCACCTGCGTCGCCGTCGTGGCCGTCATCGGCGGGGCCGTCTACATCGTGGTCGCCGCGCTGATCGACACCGGGGGCCAGATCATCTCTTCGCTGCGGGCCGCCGCGAGGTCCGTCGCCGAGCACTTCGGGGCGGCCGGCACCTCGCTGGACGACCTCGCCGAGAACTCCAAGGACCTGCTGGCCAAGTTCGGCGGGACGGCTGCCTCCAACGTCATCAGCGGGGTCAGCGTGGTCGGCGAGAGCATCGCCATGGCCGTACTGGCCCTGCTGCTCGTCTTCTTCTTCCTGCGCGACTCCCACCGGGCCGCCGAGAGCCTGCGGGCCCTCGCCCCGCACGGCACCGGCGACACCCTGGAGGCCATGGCGCGACGGGCCTTCGCGGCCGTCGAGGGGTTCATGCGCGGCACCACCGTCATCGCGCTCATCGACGCCACCTGCATCACCATCGGGCTGCTGATCCTTCAGGTGCCGGGCGCGCCCGGCCTCGGCGCGCTCGTCTTCGTCGGCGCCTACATCCCCTACCTCGGCGCCTTCCTCTCCGGCGCGGTGGCCGTGCTGGTCGCGCTCGCCGACCGGGGGTTCGTGATCGCGCTGTGGGCCCTCGGGGTCGTCCTCGCCGTGCAGGTGCTGGAGGGGCATGTGCTCCAGCCGATGATCCAGAGCCGGACCGTGCAGATGCATCCCGCGGTGGTGATGCTGGCGATCACGGCCGGGGCGTCCGTCGCGGGCATCGTCGGGATGCTGCTGGCCGTACCGCTCACCGCGGCCGCCTTCGGGGTCGTGCACGAACTGCGGAACCGGTACGCCACCCCGTAG
- a CDS encoding SpoIIE family protein phosphatase: MRTGEPLPAVGDVLSSLATGVWHWNTATGLVTIDAETARLLGLPGETTTLTEARARARFHPVDWNENTSIIRLASDEGTLAEVRLRIMDEQGRIVRTVRSRFRPVYDRTERVYRVTGTLQEVTEPTPGTAAQTPVTGDWRRSREAFLLDAGRALAEARSTSEVLRVAAGLSMPGFSPDGLAVFGVQGDRLTVIGHHGHQPGDEAPFTDMPLETDYPAAEVVRTGRGVYLSSPEQYKTRYPVTWPLARHFGRQSWAFLPLTVAGRTMGAWLAAFAYPVAFTPDERSVLTTVARMLAQALSRAGAAESQRELTDGLQRSMLPTLGPEVPGMSVAARYIPTGGGLQVGGDWYDMIPLPNSRFALVIGDVQGHDVRAAGLMGQLRIALRAYASEGHRPDAVLTRASRFLHGVTEGAGDDADPRFATCLYAEVDPVSGVMEIARAGHPDPVIRMGDGTVMMRPTAGGLPLGIDPDADYPTTRFALEPGETMMICTDGLIETGGHDLESGWHRLRAVLEDHEGGLESLADALVQAVHGPSSHQTPGPLADRREDDIAVLLLGRPGEGDGYGATMLVGPTVRRTLLSVAQDEPERVAEAREHVRGLLHDWTSDEQVDTAVLLVSEMLTNVLVHTDADALLLAEVTGETGERRLRAEVTDVGDDLPHKRSPGELASSGRGLVLMELLADAWGVDPRGEGKSIWFELYEKR; this comes from the coding sequence ATGCGCACTGGCGAGCCCCTGCCCGCCGTCGGGGACGTTCTCTCCTCCCTCGCGACCGGGGTGTGGCACTGGAACACCGCCACCGGGCTGGTCACGATCGACGCGGAGACCGCTCGGCTGCTCGGACTGCCCGGCGAGACGACCACCCTCACCGAGGCGCGGGCACGCGCCCGCTTCCACCCCGTCGACTGGAACGAGAACACGAGCATCATCCGGCTCGCCTCCGACGAGGGCACGCTGGCCGAGGTACGGCTGCGGATCATGGACGAGCAGGGCCGGATCGTACGCACGGTACGCAGCCGCTTCAGGCCGGTGTACGACCGCACAGAGCGCGTGTACCGGGTGACGGGCACCCTGCAGGAGGTCACCGAGCCGACTCCGGGCACCGCGGCGCAGACCCCCGTCACCGGTGACTGGCGCCGCTCCCGCGAGGCGTTCCTGCTGGACGCGGGCCGGGCGCTGGCCGAGGCACGGTCCACGTCGGAGGTGCTGCGGGTCGCGGCGGGGCTGTCGATGCCGGGGTTCTCGCCGGACGGGCTGGCCGTCTTCGGGGTGCAGGGCGACCGGCTGACGGTCATCGGCCATCACGGGCATCAGCCCGGCGACGAGGCTCCCTTCACCGATATGCCGCTGGAGACGGACTACCCGGCCGCCGAGGTGGTCCGCACCGGCCGTGGGGTCTATCTGTCCTCCCCCGAGCAGTACAAGACCCGCTACCCGGTGACCTGGCCGCTCGCCCGGCACTTCGGCCGGCAGTCCTGGGCGTTCCTTCCGCTGACGGTGGCCGGCCGCACGATGGGCGCCTGGCTGGCCGCCTTCGCCTATCCGGTCGCCTTCACACCGGACGAGCGCTCGGTGCTCACGACGGTGGCCCGCATGCTGGCCCAGGCCCTGTCCCGGGCGGGAGCCGCCGAGTCCCAGCGCGAACTGACCGACGGGCTGCAGCGCTCCATGCTGCCCACGCTGGGCCCCGAGGTCCCCGGCATGAGCGTGGCCGCCCGCTACATCCCGACCGGCGGCGGGCTCCAGGTCGGCGGCGACTGGTACGACATGATCCCGCTGCCCAACAGCCGGTTCGCGCTGGTCATCGGCGACGTCCAGGGACATGACGTACGGGCCGCCGGGCTGATGGGTCAGCTGCGGATCGCCCTGCGCGCCTATGCCTCCGAGGGCCACCGCCCGGACGCGGTCCTCACCCGGGCCTCCCGCTTTCTGCACGGTGTCACCGAGGGCGCCGGCGACGACGCCGACCCGCGCTTCGCGACCTGCCTGTACGCGGAGGTCGACCCGGTGTCCGGCGTCATGGAGATCGCCCGCGCCGGGCATCCGGACCCGGTGATCCGGATGGGGGACGGCACGGTGATGATGCGGCCGACGGCGGGCGGTCTGCCGCTGGGCATCGACCCGGACGCCGACTACCCGACGACGCGGTTCGCGCTGGAGCCCGGCGAGACCATGATGATCTGCACCGACGGTCTGATCGAGACCGGCGGTCATGACCTGGAGAGCGGCTGGCACCGACTCCGCGCCGTCCTGGAGGACCACGAGGGCGGCCTGGAGTCGCTCGCGGACGCCCTGGTGCAGGCGGTGCACGGACCGTCCTCCCACCAGACGCCGGGGCCACTGGCCGACCGCCGCGAGGACGACATAGCCGTGCTGCTGCTGGGCAGACCGGGGGAGGGCGACGGCTACGGCGCCACGATGCTGGTCGGGCCCACGGTCCGGCGCACCCTGCTGTCGGTGGCGCAGGACGAGCCGGAGCGGGTCGCCGAGGCCCGCGAGCATGTGCGCGGGCTGCTGCACGACTGGACCTCCGACGAGCAGGTGGACACCGCGGTGCTGCTGGTGTCGGAGATGCTCACCAACGTCCTTGTGCACACCGACGCCGACGCCCTGTTGCTCGCCGAGGTCACCGGGGAGACGGGCGAGCGGCGGCTGCGGGCCGAGGTCACCGACGTCGGCGACGACCTCCCGCACAAACGCAGCCCCGGTGAGCTGGCCTCCTCCGGACGCGGCCTGGTGCTGATGGAACTGCTCGCGGACGCGTGGGGGGTGGATCCGCGGGGCGAGGGGAAGAGCATCTGGTTCGAGCTGTACGAGAAGCGGTGA
- the aspS gene encoding aspartate--tRNA ligase, translating to MHRYRSHTCGELRASDVETDVRLSGWLHNRRDLGGILFIDLRDHYGITQLVARPGTAAYEALDKLSKETVVRADGKVVSRGTENVNPDLPTGEIEIEVGEVEVLGAAAPLPFTINAEDGVNEERRLEYRFLDLRRERMHRNIMLRTAVISAIRHKMTALGFNEMATPILSATSPEGARDFVVPSRLNPGKFYALPQAPQQFKQLLMISGFDRYFQIAPCFRDEDARADRSPGEFYQLDVEMSFVEQEDVFQPVEKLMTELFEEFGNGRHVTSPFPRIPFREAVLKYGSDKPDLRAQLELVDITDVFEGSEFKAFAGKHVRALPVPAVQDQPRKFFDQLGDFAVSLGAKGLAWVRVAEDGSLTGPIAKFLTEENVKVLTERLGLVAGHAVFFGAGEFDEVSKVMGAVRVEAAKRAGHFEEGVFRFCWIVDFPMYEKDEDTGAIDFSHNPFSMPQGGLEALENQDPLDIVGWQYDIVCNGVELSSGAIRNHEPEIMLKAFEIAGYDRETVEEKFAGMLRAFRFGAPPHGGIAPGVDRIVMLLADEPNIRETIAFPLNGNAQDLMMGAPTELEEARLKELHLTVRKPQPK from the coding sequence ATGCATCGGTACAGGTCCCACACCTGCGGCGAGCTCCGCGCCTCTGACGTCGAGACCGACGTCCGGCTGAGTGGCTGGCTGCACAATCGGCGCGACCTGGGCGGCATCCTCTTCATCGATCTGCGCGACCACTACGGCATCACACAGCTGGTCGCCCGCCCCGGCACCGCCGCGTACGAGGCCCTGGACAAGCTGTCCAAGGAGACGGTGGTCCGCGCCGACGGCAAGGTCGTCTCGCGAGGCACCGAGAACGTGAACCCGGACCTGCCGACGGGTGAGATCGAGATCGAGGTCGGCGAGGTCGAGGTGCTCGGCGCCGCCGCGCCGCTCCCCTTCACGATCAACGCCGAGGACGGGGTCAACGAGGAGCGGCGCCTGGAGTACCGCTTCCTGGACCTGCGCCGCGAGCGCATGCACCGCAACATCATGCTGCGTACGGCGGTGATCTCCGCGATCCGTCACAAGATGACCGCGCTCGGCTTCAACGAGATGGCGACGCCGATCCTGTCCGCCACCTCCCCCGAGGGCGCCCGTGACTTCGTGGTCCCCTCCCGTCTGAACCCGGGCAAGTTCTACGCCCTGCCGCAGGCCCCGCAGCAGTTCAAGCAGCTGCTGATGATCTCCGGCTTCGACCGCTACTTCCAGATCGCGCCCTGCTTCCGTGACGAGGACGCCCGCGCGGACCGCTCGCCGGGCGAGTTCTACCAGCTCGACGTCGAGATGTCCTTCGTCGAGCAGGAGGACGTCTTCCAGCCCGTCGAGAAGCTCATGACGGAGCTCTTCGAGGAGTTCGGCAACGGCCGCCACGTCACCTCGCCCTTCCCGCGGATCCCGTTCCGCGAGGCGGTGCTCAAGTACGGCTCCGACAAGCCGGATCTGCGCGCCCAGCTGGAGCTGGTGGACATCACGGATGTCTTCGAGGGCTCCGAGTTCAAGGCGTTCGCGGGCAAGCACGTGCGTGCGCTGCCGGTCCCGGCCGTCCAGGACCAGCCCCGCAAGTTCTTCGACCAGCTGGGCGACTTCGCGGTGTCGCTGGGCGCCAAGGGCCTCGCGTGGGTCCGGGTCGCCGAGGACGGCTCGCTGACGGGCCCGATCGCGAAGTTCCTGACGGAGGAGAACGTCAAGGTCCTCACCGAGCGCCTCGGGCTGGTGGCCGGTCACGCCGTCTTCTTCGGCGCGGGCGAGTTCGACGAGGTCTCGAAGGTCATGGGCGCGGTGCGGGTCGAGGCCGCCAAGCGGGCCGGCCACTTCGAGGAGGGCGTCTTCCGCTTCTGCTGGATCGTCGACTTCCCGATGTACGAGAAGGACGAGGACACCGGCGCGATCGACTTCTCGCACAACCCCTTCTCCATGCCGCAGGGCGGCCTGGAGGCCCTGGAGAACCAGGACCCGCTGGACATCGTGGGCTGGCAGTACGACATCGTCTGCAACGGCGTCGAGCTGTCCTCCGGTGCCATCCGGAACCACGAGCCGGAGATCATGCTCAAGGCCTTCGAGATCGCGGGTTACGACCGGGAGACCGTCGAGGAGAAGTTCGCGGGCATGCTCCGAGCCTTCCGCTTCGGCGCCCCGCCGCACGGCGGCATCGCGCCGGGCGTCGACCGCATCGTCATGCTGCTGGCCGACGAGCCGAACATCCGCGAGACCATCGCCTTCCCGCTCAACGGCAACGCCCAGGACCTGATGATGGGCGCGCCGACGGAGCTGGAGGAGGCACGGCTGAAGGAACTGCACCTGACGGTGCGCAAGCCGCAGCCGAAGTAG
- a CDS encoding helix-turn-helix domain-containing protein — MDTENPSAPPHAQSRIPGKNHPHRDRQAHPGGVIHDNARHTSHFTVIGNHLTQHRELSLLAIGLACHIQSLPTGAAIDIKSLTARFPEGPTRIAAALRELEAHGYLRRTRERAPGGRIVTRTVSCNLPGHRTTAADTPSRPTRRAAPDKPPPRKLLPAVPQPAHPSPTLIRAATDLLAGLRRTDPRLLLSATDAEHLAPGVAAWLERDVTPAAVRHALVTNLPQDPLHRPAALLAHRLAAQLPPPPPFRAPDPPPPDPRHPIQNCDGCDRGFRSPTPGHCRDCRAPSAAPL, encoded by the coding sequence ATGGACACCGAAAACCCTAGCGCGCCCCCGCACGCCCAGTCCCGTATCCCGGGCAAAAACCACCCTCACCGGGACCGGCAGGCGCACCCCGGCGGAGTCATCCACGACAACGCCCGCCACACCAGCCACTTCACGGTGATCGGCAACCACCTCACCCAGCACCGGGAGCTGTCCCTGCTCGCCATCGGACTGGCCTGTCACATCCAGTCCCTCCCCACCGGCGCCGCCATCGACATCAAGAGCCTCACCGCCCGCTTCCCCGAGGGCCCGACCCGTATCGCCGCCGCGCTGCGCGAACTCGAAGCCCACGGCTACCTCCGCCGCACCCGCGAGCGCGCACCCGGCGGCCGGATCGTCACCCGCACGGTTTCCTGCAACCTGCCCGGACACCGAACCACCGCAGCCGACACCCCAAGCAGGCCCACCCGCCGCGCCGCCCCCGACAAGCCCCCACCCCGCAAGCTCCTCCCCGCCGTACCCCAGCCCGCGCACCCCAGTCCCACCCTCATCCGCGCAGCCACCGACCTCCTCGCCGGCCTCCGCCGCACGGACCCCCGCCTCCTCCTCTCCGCCACCGACGCCGAACACCTCGCCCCTGGCGTCGCCGCCTGGCTGGAGCGCGACGTCACGCCCGCCGCCGTACGCCACGCCCTGGTCACGAACCTCCCCCAGGACCCCCTGCACCGCCCGGCCGCCCTCCTGGCCCACCGCCTGGCCGCCCAGCTCCCGCCCCCACCACCGTTCCGGGCCCCGGACCCACCGCCCCCGGACCCACGGCACCCGATCCAGAACTGCGACGGCTGCGACCGCGGCTTCCGCTCCCCCACCCCCGGCCACTGCCGGGACTGTCGGGCCCCCTCGGCCGCACCCCTCTGA
- a CDS encoding ATP-binding protein, with product MNQENSTQLHPHTRYFSALLSPTPRGARLARLLATEWLRTWDLPYGLTDAAEHVVAELATNAATHGRLPARNFHVALHATTHALRIEVTDTRGDDLPRRQPPTPDAESGRGLLLVEALSDRWGVELGPTPRKTVWAELDLSSPEHSGPRSGAAGALP from the coding sequence GTGAACCAGGAAAACTCCACCCAACTCCACCCCCACACCCGCTACTTCAGCGCCCTCTTGTCCCCCACCCCACGCGGTGCCCGCCTCGCCCGACTCCTCGCCACGGAGTGGCTGCGCACCTGGGACCTGCCGTACGGCCTCACCGACGCCGCCGAACACGTCGTCGCCGAACTCGCCACGAACGCCGCCACTCACGGCCGGCTCCCCGCCCGGAACTTCCACGTCGCCCTGCACGCCACCACCCACGCACTTCGGATCGAGGTGACGGACACACGCGGTGACGACCTCCCCCGCCGCCAACCGCCCACCCCGGACGCCGAATCCGGCCGCGGCCTCCTCCTCGTCGAGGCCCTCTCCGACCGCTGGGGCGTCGAACTCGGGCCCACTCCCCGCAAGACCGTCTGGGCCGAACTGGACCTCTCGTCACCGGAGCACAGCGGACCACGCTCCGGTGCTGCCGGCGCCCTTCCCTAA
- a CDS encoding helix-turn-helix domain-containing protein, translating into MQHVSGDEGRLKGEADEPGWEVDPDDEWGVAVITTVGRQLKLRREAAGLRAAEFGAAVGYGEDLVYKVEGGKRIPRQDYLNRADEVLKAGGLIAATWEDVKRVRYPRKVRELAKLEAQAVEVGIYENNSINGLLQVPDHAKALFEAMQPPYSPDEVERMVAARVARASIYERSPAPALSFVLEEAALRRPIGGTMVLRQQLERLVEVGGLHNVVLQVMPLHCETHSGMDGKIELLKFVDGSAVGRSDGAFNGRPTSDPKHLRILELRYGTIRAQALPPRESLAFIEQLLGET; encoded by the coding sequence ATGCAGCACGTGAGCGGTGACGAGGGTCGGCTCAAGGGCGAGGCGGACGAGCCGGGTTGGGAGGTGGACCCGGACGACGAGTGGGGTGTGGCCGTCATCACCACGGTGGGGCGGCAGCTGAAGCTCCGGAGGGAGGCGGCGGGGCTACGGGCAGCCGAGTTCGGGGCGGCCGTCGGGTACGGGGAGGACCTGGTTTACAAGGTCGAGGGCGGGAAGCGGATCCCTCGGCAGGACTACTTGAACCGGGCCGACGAGGTGTTGAAGGCGGGTGGGCTCATCGCGGCGACGTGGGAGGACGTGAAGAGGGTCCGGTATCCGAGGAAGGTTCGGGAGCTGGCCAAGTTGGAAGCGCAGGCGGTAGAGGTCGGTATCTACGAGAACAACAGCATCAACGGCCTCTTGCAAGTCCCGGACCACGCCAAAGCGTTGTTCGAGGCCATGCAACCTCCGTACTCCCCGGACGAGGTGGAGCGAATGGTGGCGGCACGCGTGGCTCGTGCGTCGATCTACGAGCGTTCGCCCGCGCCTGCGCTCAGCTTCGTCCTGGAAGAGGCTGCTCTGCGCCGTCCGATCGGGGGCACAATGGTGTTGCGCCAGCAGCTCGAACGTCTGGTGGAGGTTGGTGGGCTACACAACGTCGTTCTTCAGGTGATGCCGTTGCACTGCGAGACCCACTCCGGGATGGACGGCAAGATCGAGCTCCTGAAGTTCGTGGATGGTTCGGCCGTGGGTCGCTCCGATGGTGCGTTCAACGGTCGGCCCACCTCCGATCCCAAACATCTGCGCATCCTTGAGCTGCGGTATGGCACGATCCGGGCTCAGGCGCTCCCGCCACGGGAGTCGCTGGCCTTTATCGAGCAACTGCTGGGAGAAACATGA
- a CDS encoding DUF397 domain-containing protein — protein MIRKTTAGDASELAWFKSSYSSGNDGNSCIELAVTPGTVHVRDSKNVEGPRLALTPGAWANFVTYASGS, from the coding sequence ATGATCCGCAAGACCACTGCCGGGGACGCCTCCGAGCTGGCGTGGTTCAAGAGCAGCTACAGCAGCGGCAACGACGGGAACTCCTGCATTGAGCTTGCCGTCACCCCCGGCACCGTGCATGTCCGCGACTCCAAGAACGTCGAGGGTCCCCGGTTGGCGCTCACGCCCGGCGCCTGGGCGAACTTCGTGACATACGCGTCGGGAAGCTGA
- a CDS encoding DoxX family protein, with amino-acid sequence MRVAYVVVTVLAALMSGFSGAVLLLRAQWIVKLLEEYRVPKSWWTLLGLAKAAGAVGLLVGLFVPVIGVAAGVGLVLYFAGAVVTVARARWYSHIPFPLVYAAPVVGALVLGASV; translated from the coding sequence ATGCGCGTCGCCTATGTCGTCGTCACCGTCCTCGCCGCTTTGATGTCCGGCTTCTCGGGTGCCGTCCTGCTGCTGCGGGCCCAGTGGATCGTCAAGCTGCTCGAGGAGTACCGGGTGCCCAAGTCGTGGTGGACCCTGCTCGGGCTGGCCAAGGCCGCCGGGGCCGTGGGGCTGCTTGTCGGGCTGTTCGTGCCGGTGATCGGGGTAGCGGCGGGGGTGGGGCTGGTGCTCTACTTCGCCGGGGCCGTTGTGACCGTGGCACGGGCGCGGTGGTACTCACACATCCCGTTCCCGCTCGTCTACGCGGCCCCGGTGGTCGGTGCGCTTGTTCTTGGTGCCTCGGTCTGA
- the metG gene encoding methionine--tRNA ligase, translating into MARHLITSALPYINGIKHLGNMVGSMLPADVYSRYLRQRGHDVLYICATDEHGTPAELAAKEAGLSVAEFCAQAHDAQKAVYDGFALAFDYFGRSSSAENRDITQHFARKLNENGFIEERAIRQVYSPADGRFLPDRYVEGTCPHCGYDKARGDQCENCTRVLDPTDLINPRSAISGSTDLEVRETKHLFLLQSKLQHEVMEWVARHDNDWPQLASSIAHKWLTEGLHDRAITRDLDWGVPVPADTWPELAAEGKVFYVWFDAPIEYIGATKEWSDQDPETRDWKSWWYDVDNDVRYTEFMAKDNVPFHTVMFPATELGVREPWKKVDYVKAFNWLTYYGGKFSTSQKRGVFTDQALEILPADYWRYFLIANAPESDDSSFTWEHFTATVNKDLADTLGNFVNRVLSFSRKRFGDDVPAGGEPGEAEAKLGEEIARLLAEYEEHMEALQFRKAAAALRALWSAGNSYLEEKAPWLEIKTDKDGAALTLRTAMNLIHLYAVVSEPLIPSSAATMRAAFDLKDDSAVWVSADEAKSLSSVPAGTPFTVPPVLFAKLTDEDLETYKERFGGQEG; encoded by the coding sequence ATGGCTCGACACCTCATCACCAGCGCCCTTCCGTACATCAACGGGATCAAGCACCTGGGCAACATGGTGGGGTCCATGCTCCCGGCGGACGTGTACTCCCGGTACCTCCGCCAGCGCGGCCACGACGTGCTCTACATCTGCGCGACGGACGAGCACGGCACCCCCGCCGAGCTGGCCGCGAAGGAGGCGGGCCTCTCCGTCGCCGAGTTCTGCGCCCAGGCGCACGACGCCCAGAAGGCGGTCTACGACGGCTTCGCGCTGGCCTTCGACTACTTCGGCCGCAGCTCCAGCGCCGAGAACCGCGACATCACGCAGCACTTCGCCCGCAAGCTGAACGAGAACGGCTTCATCGAAGAGCGCGCCATCCGCCAGGTCTACTCGCCCGCCGACGGCCGCTTCCTCCCGGACCGCTACGTCGAGGGCACCTGCCCCCACTGCGGCTACGACAAGGCCCGCGGCGACCAGTGCGAGAACTGCACCCGCGTCCTCGACCCCACCGACCTGATCAACCCGCGCTCGGCGATCTCCGGCTCCACGGACCTGGAGGTCCGCGAGACCAAGCACCTCTTCCTGCTCCAGTCGAAGCTCCAGCACGAGGTCATGGAGTGGGTCGCCCGCCATGACAACGACTGGCCGCAGCTGGCGTCCTCCATCGCCCACAAGTGGCTGACCGAGGGCCTGCACGACCGTGCGATCACCCGTGACCTGGACTGGGGCGTCCCGGTCCCGGCGGACACCTGGCCGGAGCTGGCCGCCGAGGGCAAGGTCTTCTACGTCTGGTTCGACGCCCCGATCGAGTACATCGGCGCGACGAAGGAGTGGTCGGACCAGGACCCGGAGACCCGCGACTGGAAGTCCTGGTGGTACGACGTCGACAACGACGTCCGCTACACGGAGTTCATGGCGAAGGACAACGTCCCCTTCCACACGGTGATGTTCCCGGCCACGGAACTCGGCGTACGCGAACCGTGGAAGAAGGTCGACTACGTCAAGGCCTTCAACTGGCTGACGTACTACGGCGGAAAGTTCTCCACGTCCCAGAAGCGAGGCGTCTTCACCGACCAGGCTCTGGAGATCCTCCCGGCCGACTACTGGCGCTACTTCCTCATCGCGAACGCCCCGGAGTCGGACGACTCCTCGTTCACGTGGGAGCACTTCACCGCGACGGTCAACAAGGACCTCGCCGACACCCTCGGCAACTTCGTCAACCGCGTCCTGTCCTTCTCCCGCAAGCGCTTCGGCGACGACGTCCCCGCGGGCGGCGAGCCGGGCGAGGCGGAGGCGAAGCTCGGCGAGGAGATCGCGCGTCTGCTCGCGGAGTACGAGGAGCACATGGAGGCGCTCCAGTTCCGCAAGGCGGCCGCCGCGCTGCGCGCCCTGTGGTCGGCCGGCAACTCCTACCTGGAGGAGAAGGCCCCCTGGCTGGAGATCAAGACCGACAAGGACGGCGCGGCCCTCACCCTGCGCACGGCGATGAACCTGATCCACCTGTACGCGGTGGTCTCGGAGCCCCTCATCCCGAGCTCGGCGGCCACGATGCGCGCGGCGTTCGACCTGAAGGACGACTCGGCCGTGTGGGTCTCGGCGGACGAGGCGAAGTCCCTCTCCTCCGTCCCGGCCGGCACGCCCTTCACGGTCCCGCCGGTGCTGTTCGCCAAGCTCACGGACGAGGACCTGGAGACGTACAAGGAGCGCTTCGGCGGCCAGGAGGGCTGA